A portion of the Moraxella ovis genome contains these proteins:
- the fghA gene encoding S-formylglutathione hydrolase, which translates to MDKLTQINHYKMFDGHHKRYQHFSDTNQCTMTFAIYLPPIALHGKKVPVLYWLSGLTCTDENFATKAHAQQFASQHGIALVMPDTSPRGDGAADDDAYDLGQGAGFYVNATQEPWAKHYQMYDYVVHELPKIIESHFPVTDERAIFGHSMGGHGALQIALKNSQRYKSVSAFAPIVNPGDIPWGKKAFSAYLGNDAAAWSEYDSLQLLDKCTRKDLPILIDQGLADSFYPEQLQPEKFIQKANELGFNATLHLRSGYDHSYYFIASFIREHIEFHAKILKG; encoded by the coding sequence ATGGATAAACTCACCCAAATCAACCACTACAAGATGTTCGATGGGCATCATAAGCGTTATCAGCATTTCTCTGATACCAACCAATGCACGATGACCTTTGCCATCTATCTGCCACCTATAGCCCTTCACGGCAAAAAAGTGCCGGTGCTATATTGGCTGTCTGGTCTTACCTGCACCGATGAGAATTTCGCCACGAAGGCGCACGCCCAGCAGTTCGCCAGTCAGCATGGCATTGCACTGGTAATGCCTGATACATCGCCTAGGGGTGATGGCGCGGCTGATGATGATGCGTATGATTTGGGGCAAGGCGCAGGGTTTTATGTCAATGCCACTCAAGAACCATGGGCTAAGCACTACCAAATGTATGACTATGTGGTGCATGAGCTACCAAAGATCATCGAAAGTCATTTTCCTGTGACTGACGAGCGCGCCATCTTCGGGCACAGCATGGGTGGGCATGGCGCACTGCAGATTGCTCTGAAGAACTCACAAAGATACAAGAGCGTCTCTGCCTTCGCACCCATCGTCAACCCAGGCGACATCCCTTGGGGTAAAAAAGCCTTTAGTGCTTACCTAGGCAATGATGCGGCAGCATGGTCAGAATATGATAGCTTGCAGTTACTGGATAAATGCACCCGCAAAGACCTACCCATCCTGATAGATCAGGGCCTGGCGGATAGCTTCTACCCTGAGCAGCTACAACCTGAGAAATTCATCCAAAAAGCTAACGAGCTTGGCTTTAATGCGACGCTTCATCTGCGCAGCGGATATGATCATAGCTACTATTTTATCGCAAGCTTCATTCGTGAACATATTGAATTTCATGCCAAAATCCTAAAGGGATAA
- a CDS encoding thioredoxin family protein, producing the protein MRIVEDLGQIEQTITEHGIVLLYVQAPNCGVCKVFLERVRGMEADFDDVQFMQTNIADVPSIAGRFHVLTAPAVLVFLLGKEMYRGARYLKLDEIKEVLQDCQSLQ; encoded by the coding sequence ATGAGAATTGTAGAGGATTTGGGTCAGATAGAGCAGACCATCACAGAGCATGGCATCGTTCTGCTGTACGTGCAAGCGCCGAACTGTGGTGTGTGCAAGGTGTTCTTGGAGCGGGTGAGGGGTATGGAGGCGGATTTTGATGATGTGCAGTTCATGCAGACGAACATCGCGGATGTGCCAAGTATTGCAGGGCGTTTCCATGTGTTGACCGCGCCTGCTGTGTTGGTGTTCTTATTGGGAAAAGAGATGTATCGAGGCGCCAGATATCTAAAATTAGATGAGATCAAAGAAGTTCTGCAAGACTGCCAAAGTTTACAATGA
- a CDS encoding TfoX/Sxy family protein translates to MSNDFVRFIQDELSDYYKLTYKKIFGEHCLFYGDKIIAIITDDDEIFVKVDGQTRHEFAQAGGHSYTYVAQGKQRVMHYMSVPSEVIDDRDELVRWFQLGVKALKSADG, encoded by the coding sequence ATGTCTAATGATTTTGTCAGGTTTATTCAAGATGAGCTGAGTGATTATTATAAATTAACTTACAAAAAGATTTTCGGCGAGCATTGTCTGTTCTATGGCGATAAGATTATTGCGATCATTACTGACGATGATGAGATCTTTGTGAAAGTGGATGGACAGACGCGTCATGAGTTTGCGCAGGCGGGTGGTCATTCATATACTTATGTTGCTCAGGGCAAGCAGCGGGTCATGCATTACATGAGCGTGCCAAGTGAAGTGATTGATGATCGTGATGAGCTTGTGCGTTGGTTTCAATTGGGTGTTAAGGCGTTAAAGAGCGCGGATGGATAA